The Pseudomonas bijieensis DNA window CGCCCTACGCGCTCTATCTCCTTCCCCTGACTTAACTCTCCACTCATCCCCGGCAAAATCTCGCGCTCCTTGAGCGCTGCGAGACGTTTGCCCATGTTCGACCGTTTTTTCCTGCCGGCCCTTGAGCGAGCCCCGTCCTGATGGATCAGGTGAGCCGTATCGAGCAGGAACTCGACAGCTTCAACGACACTCTGTCGGTCTATCGCGAACAACTCGCACGCTGGTACAGCCGAGCGGCGGACCGGGCCAGTCATGCCGCCGACTTGCCCTCGCTGATGGGCATGGAGCGGGTGATCCGCTTCGGCGACAGCACCACCGCTGTCAGCACCGGTGACGATGATTTCCTCTCCACGGTTGTTCAGTGTCCCCACGGCGGGACGATGACGATCGAAAGCAAGTTCGAGTCGGTGTACGACATCCCGCTGGGCGACATCGTGGTGGATGTGGTGGACGTGGACAGCGGCAAGGTCACGCCAGTCACCCTCGATGCCCAGGGGCTGGGGACCTTCCAGGGCGAGGCGGGTAAGTCCTATCGGGTACACGTTCAGGGCGAGGTATCTCCCCAGCACATCGAGCAACTGTTTTCTTCCTACGATGGCGTGACCCGCGATCTGACGGACTGGCTGCGCGGCGAATGGCAAGGCTTCAAGCCGCGATGGGCACAGCAGTCCTTGGCAACGTCGGCGGCTGCGGTGGGGAACGGGTTGCTCGCCGGTAGTTGGGCGGCGATTGAAAGTGTGTGGGACAGCATCAGCTTGCTCTCGGACATCCTCAAGGACCCTGGTCAGTTCGTTGAGCGGTTGGGCGAAAGCGCCAGGCAGCTAGAAGAGCTGGCGGAAAAAACGCCGCAGGTGATGGCCAAGCTGCAACTGCTGGCCAGCGACGAAGCGGCTTTATGCCTGTTGGTGCGTACCGCCAGTCTCTGGCTGGACATGCTGCCGCCCAGTGAGGTCGCAGGCGAAACGGCCGAAGCCTTGTCGAGGGTGACGGTGCAGTTGTTGATCGATCTGTTGATCGGCGTAGTCCTGACCTTCACTGGGGCGGGGGCTGGTATCGCTTATCTGTCGATGCGCCTGGGAAATGTGGGCGTGCACCTGCTGGGTGCCATGCAGCGTTTCATCCGTGGGATCTTCGCGGTGGTCAACGGCTTCATGACCTACGTGGATCGCTACAAAACGGTGGCGGCCCGAGGTATTGCGGCGGGGATCAAGAAAGGTCGGATGCAGTTGCGCTGGGATGCACAACGCAACACCACTTTGAAAAAACACGAACCCCACGACGACGCCCCAACCCAATCGAAAAACCCCAATGGCGACAGCGCCGATACCGCGGCCCAGACCCAGACCAGCGGCTGCCCGGTGTCGATGGTCACCGGCGAAGAACTGCTGACCCTCGACGACGGTACCCTCGATGGCCGCTTGCCGTTCGTCTTCACCCGTTTGTACCGCACCAGCGCCGCCGACCTGGACGTCGGGCTCGGGCGCGGCTGGAGCCATGCCCTGGCCCATCGCCTGGAGCTCGACGGCGAGCAGGTCATCTGGGTCGACCAGGAGAACCGGCGCACCACCTTTCCACTGCCCAACGCCCAGCGTCCGGCGATCCACAACAGCCTGGCCCGGGCGGCGATCTACCTCGGTACCGAGTCGGACGAACTGATCGTTGCCCAAGCCGGTGCGGACGCCGCGTTCCTGCACTTTCGCGACGGCCACCTGGTGGCCCTCAGCGATCGCCACGACAACCGCCTGACGGTCCAGCGCAACATCCATGGCGACATCAGCCGCCTGGACAACGGCGCCGGCCGCGCCCTGCGCCTGCGCTACGAGCAGCGCCACCTGATCGCCGTCGACTACCAGAGCTTCCACCCGGCCATCACCCTCGACGAAGCCTGGCGGACCGAGCAGACGCTGGTGTCCTACCGCTACGACGGACGTTTCCGACTGATCGAAGCGACCAATGCCGCCGGCGAAAGCGAACGCTACGACTACGACGACCGACACGTCATCCTCCAGCGGCAACTGGCCGGCGGGGCGAGTTTCTACTGGGAATGGCAAGGCCTCGGGCCGGCCGCCCGCTGCGTCCGGCATTGGGCCTCGTTTGCGCAGATGGACAGCCGCTACACCTGGGGCGAGGACGGCAGCGTCACGGTCCGGCACCTGGATGGCAGCCAGGAAGTGTACGTCCACGACGAGCGGGCGCGGCTGGTGCGCAAGGTCGAGCCCGACGGCGGCGAGCACCTCAAGGCCTATGACGAACAGGGCCGGCTGATCGCCGAGCAGGATCCGCTGGGGGCGGTCTGCGAGTACCGCTACGACGACGTCGGACGGCTGGTGGCGCTGATTCCTCCAGACGAGGCGCCAACGTCCTACGAATACCGCAACGGTTTCCTGCATACCCGTTCCCGTGGCCAGGCCGTGTGGACCTACCGGCGCAATGCCCGAGGCGATGTGATCGTGAGCATCGATCCGGATGGCCGGCGTACGGAATATGCCTACGACGCCCACGGGCAATTGCTGGCGAGGTATGACCCGGACGGCGGCGAACATCGGTTCGCCTGGAGTCGCCTGGGCCAACTGACCGAAGAGATCCTGCCCGATGGCGGGCGTCGGTGTTTTTCCTACGACGCCCTGGGGCGTTTGCTCAGCCGCAAGGACGAACACGGCGCCCTCACGCACTACCGATGGGACGCCGTCGGCCGACTGCTGCAAGTGACCTTGCCCAGCGGCGCCACCCGGACCTGGAGCTACAACGCCTACGGCAAGGTCACCGCCGAGCGCGATGAACAGGGCCGCCTCACTCGCTACGAATACGCCGACGACCTGCACCTGGTCAGCCGTCGCCTGAACCCCGATGGCAGCGAACTGAAATACCGCTACGACTCGGCGCGGCTGCTGCTGACCGAGATCGAAAACGAATCCGGCGAAAAATATCAGCTGGACTACACGCCCAACGGCTTGATCCGACAACAAGTCGGCTTCGACGGCCAACGCACCACCTACGCCTACGACCTCAACGGCCACTTGCGGGAGAAAACCGAACACGGCGAGGACGGTTCGCAGTGGGTCACCCGCTACCAGCGTGACGCGGCCGGGCGGTTGCGGGTCAAGACCTTGCCC harbors:
- a CDS encoding RHS repeat-associated core domain-containing protein; the protein is MDQVSRIEQELDSFNDTLSVYREQLARWYSRAADRASHAADLPSLMGMERVIRFGDSTTAVSTGDDDFLSTVVQCPHGGTMTIESKFESVYDIPLGDIVVDVVDVDSGKVTPVTLDAQGLGTFQGEAGKSYRVHVQGEVSPQHIEQLFSSYDGVTRDLTDWLRGEWQGFKPRWAQQSLATSAAAVGNGLLAGSWAAIESVWDSISLLSDILKDPGQFVERLGESARQLEELAEKTPQVMAKLQLLASDEAALCLLVRTASLWLDMLPPSEVAGETAEALSRVTVQLLIDLLIGVVLTFTGAGAGIAYLSMRLGNVGVHLLGAMQRFIRGIFAVVNGFMTYVDRYKTVAARGIAAGIKKGRMQLRWDAQRNTTLKKHEPHDDAPTQSKNPNGDSADTAAQTQTSGCPVSMVTGEELLTLDDGTLDGRLPFVFTRLYRTSAADLDVGLGRGWSHALAHRLELDGEQVIWVDQENRRTTFPLPNAQRPAIHNSLARAAIYLGTESDELIVAQAGADAAFLHFRDGHLVALSDRHDNRLTVQRNIHGDISRLDNGAGRALRLRYEQRHLIAVDYQSFHPAITLDEAWRTEQTLVSYRYDGRFRLIEATNAAGESERYDYDDRHVILQRQLAGGASFYWEWQGLGPAARCVRHWASFAQMDSRYTWGEDGSVTVRHLDGSQEVYVHDERARLVRKVEPDGGEHLKAYDEQGRLIAEQDPLGAVCEYRYDDVGRLVALIPPDEAPTSYEYRNGFLHTRSRGQAVWTYRRNARGDVIVSIDPDGRRTEYAYDAHGQLLARYDPDGGEHRFAWSRLGQLTEEILPDGGRRCFSYDALGRLLSRKDEHGALTHYRWDAVGRLLQVTLPSGATRTWSYNAYGKVTAERDEQGRLTRYEYADDLHLVSRRLNPDGSELKYRYDSARLLLTEIENESGEKYQLDYTPNGLIRQQVGFDGQRTTYAYDLNGHLREKTEHGEDGSQWVTRYQRDAAGRLRVKTLPDGQAIEYRYDELGRLVHVNDGSDRPLAFEYDAQDRLVGEHQGWGTLRYRYDACGRLNHLRLPDDSQLDYHHAPGGALTAIDLNGSRLTEHRFDGGRERQRQQGRLLSDYAYDEQGRLKAQTVWQNPQQQLFWRDYAYSPRGNLQTLSDNRSRRRYQYDPLDRLTRIDFSHSEPPEHFCHDPAGNLMMQDRPGPTTLKGNRLLKEGDRHYDYDAFGNLIRERRGQALVSAYRYDSQHRLIGVTTADGRETSYRYDAFGRRISKTVDGLTTEFFWQGDQLVAENSPRHHRSYVYEPGTFRPLAMLDGEGLNACPFYYHLDHLGTPQELTSYSGQIVWSARYNGYGKLTELKHGGGEQLEQPLRFQGQYFDLESGLHYNRHRYYNPETGRYLTPDPSKLAGGLNGYRYTLNPTGWVDPLGLVDCPGTGGCRPTVGDQDPAAKVGVDEGEPALPKPTAAELAEKEVRRLDREQGMHMVSKHSLAVSDQVWKRRAIDGTDPLTGRTPSHRKGNPSSRFNSWELQLKAYELAIAKKNSGHELLVDKSGNKYLRADLPGAGKGYIPNSRNPSDPKLINMNRIEMKFDRDTEVPFTLYPIK